A window of the Radiobacillus deserti genome harbors these coding sequences:
- a CDS encoding MerR family transcriptional regulator, whose protein sequence is MTYLSTGEVAKKLNVSLRTIRYYDNIDLVKPTMKKEDGTRFYTPDDIVMLQKVLLLKATSMPLKNIEKVINHITIQEVLAIHKEQLEQDFEQLSESLSHTNTLINTVKLEGDIQWEHLLPLLLEDRVSRQKRKTEAMDDLFTDEEQMILSEQLPKMETDSTDVTKWMNIIKRIELCLAEGKSPRSEEGRLIAEDTLILSNEMFNGNAELEQKFWEARKSETQSADLNLYPVNNAVMMFMEEAIEGLEKATGK, encoded by the coding sequence ATGACGTACTTATCAACGGGAGAGGTAGCAAAGAAATTGAACGTCTCATTAAGGACGATTCGTTATTATGACAACATTGATTTGGTTAAACCTACGATGAAGAAGGAAGATGGAACGCGATTTTACACACCAGACGATATCGTGATGCTCCAGAAGGTCCTACTTTTGAAAGCTACTTCTATGCCCTTAAAGAATATCGAAAAAGTCATCAACCATATTACAATTCAAGAGGTTTTAGCTATTCATAAAGAACAACTAGAGCAGGATTTCGAGCAGTTATCGGAATCTTTAAGCCACACTAATACCTTGATAAATACGGTAAAACTTGAAGGGGACATTCAGTGGGAGCACTTGTTGCCGCTATTATTAGAAGATCGGGTGTCGAGACAGAAAAGAAAGACAGAGGCCATGGATGACTTATTCACGGATGAAGAGCAAATGATATTGAGTGAACAGCTACCTAAAATGGAGACAGATTCAACAGATGTTACAAAGTGGATGAACATTATTAAGAGAATTGAGCTATGCTTGGCGGAAGGGAAGTCTCCTAGATCGGAAGAGGGGAGGCTAATTGCGGAAGATACGTTGATACTATCGAATGAAATGTTTAATGGAAACGCGGAGCTAGAGCAGAAATTCTGGGAAGCTCGTAAGTCCGAGACGCAGTCTGCTGATTTGAACTTATACCCGGTTAATAATGCGGTAATGATGTTTATGGAAGAAGCTATAGAAGGTTTGGAGAAGGCAACTGGTAAATAA
- a CDS encoding CPBP family intramembrane glutamic endopeptidase, with translation MEKNSWGYKELIYLLIVTFLFVPFMIEGLLYYLLNEVIQNDLYTGTSIGLVMAIVFTTSVYLVALKPHQLGWDEVGVRSFSKQYWIRMLGWTILLIVASISIVAIMDVLQIGIDNHKTKSLKQDMNGFTFSIGFISAAIISPVYEEIFYRGFLYKWFRAKWGVGIGLVASSIIFTLVHIPTYNTLPINFLSGLIFAWTYEKTGSIVPAILIHGTVNGLGVILTAMA, from the coding sequence TTGGAGAAAAATAGTTGGGGCTACAAGGAACTCATTTATTTGTTAATCGTTACGTTCCTATTCGTACCATTCATGATTGAAGGCTTGTTGTACTATCTTTTAAACGAGGTAATTCAAAATGATTTGTACACTGGTACATCCATTGGCTTGGTAATGGCTATTGTATTCACAACGAGTGTCTACCTAGTTGCATTGAAACCACACCAGTTAGGATGGGACGAGGTGGGCGTACGTAGTTTTTCAAAACAATATTGGATACGAATGTTGGGTTGGACCATCCTGCTAATCGTTGCTAGTATTTCGATTGTAGCCATTATGGATGTATTACAAATCGGAATAGATAATCATAAAACAAAATCTTTAAAGCAAGATATGAATGGCTTCACGTTTAGTATTGGTTTTATTTCAGCCGCCATTATCTCACCAGTTTATGAGGAAATATTCTATCGCGGTTTCCTTTATAAATGGTTCCGGGCAAAATGGGGAGTCGGGATTGGATTGGTAGCTAGCTCCATCATTTTCACGCTTGTCCATATTCCAACCTATAATACGTTACCGATTAACTTCCTATCTGGTTTAATATTTGCTTGGACGTATGAAAAAACAGGATCGATCGTACCAGCCATCCTTATTCACGGCACCGTGAATGGACTAGGAGTTATCCTCACAGCAATGGCCTGA